The genomic DNA CCGACACCCTGCGTCGGATCGTCCTTCTCGACCCACAGGAACTGGTCGAAATTGTAGTAGATCGCCCAGCCGTCCCCGGCGCGTTCGACGTCGGCGAAGTCGGTCCCGAAGCGCCGGTCGATGAGCGCGTCGACGACGAGTCGGCGGTCCTGATCGAGCACGGCGAAGTTCCGGCTCGACCACGAACCCCCGAGCGTGACGTGCCCCGGGAGGCCGAGCGGCCGGTACCCGACGCGGAGCTCCTCGGCGACCACCGTACCCTTGTCGAAGGCGTCCTCGAAACCCGAGACGTCGGGGCGGCCGCCCGCGTCGAGCGCGAGCACCTGGAGCGTACCGAGCTCGTCGGGCAACACGAAGAGCACTCCGCCCCCGAGCGCCGAGTACGGCACGGAGCGAAAAAGGGCGGGGTTCAGCACGAACGCGAGGTTCGAGAACTGCGTCTTGCCGCGACCGCTCGCGAACGCGTTCTGGTCGCCGTCGAGCGTGTCGAGCTTGCCGCCGAGGACGGCGACCCAGGGCGCCAGGAACTGGATGTAGCTCACGCTCGTGAGCGTCGAGATGTCCTCGGGAAGCGGGAAGACGCCGTCGGTGTCGGCCGGGACCAGCGACCCGGCGTCCAGGTTCACGAAGTCGCCGAAGCGCGACTCGGCGAAGATGCGCAGGAAGCCGCCCGGCCAGAGCCCGAGCCGCTCGGTCTCGACGTGCAGCTCGTAGTCGGCCGAGCCCCCGTAGGCGTCGTTTTCGTCGCGCCCGCCGTCGACGACGCCGCGGTAGGATTGCAGGAGGTCGACGTTCAGGGTGACGCCGTGCGCGGCGAGCCTGGTCCGCCACCCGCCCCAGTCGCCGGTGAGGTAGCGGCGCCCGAGGAGATCCCCGGCGTAGTCCTGACGCGGCCAGATGGAGGCGGACTCGTCCTTGACGGTCGTCGCGGCGGCGGTACGCCCCGGAAACGCTGCAAACGCGGAAACCAGCAGCGCGGCGGCGAGGACGACGGCCCGCCGCACGCTCACTCGGTCGGCTCCCAGGAGTCGTCGGGATCGTACGCCGTGATCCCCGCCGCGATCTCCGCCGTCTTCGGTCCGAGGTCTTTCTGGAAGACGA from Deltaproteobacteria bacterium includes the following:
- a CDS encoding carbohydrate porin; translated protein: MSVRRAVVLAAALLVSAFAAFPGRTAAATTVKDESASIWPRQDYAGDLLGRRYLTGDWGGWRTRLAAHGVTLNVDLLQSYRGVVDGGRDENDAYGGSADYELHVETERLGLWPGGFLRIFAESRFGDFVNLDAGSLVPADTDGVFPLPEDISTLTSVSYIQFLAPWVAVLGGKLDTLDGDQNAFASGRGKTQFSNLAFVLNPALFRSVPYSALGGGVLFVLPDELGTLQVLALDAGGRPDVSGFEDAFDKGTVVAEELRVGYRPLGLPGHVTLGGSWSSRNFAVLDQDRRLVVDALIDRRFGTDFADVERAGDGWAIYYNFDQFLWVEKDDPTQGVGLFFRFAQADERTNPIERFYSFGFGGKGIVPTRDADTFG